The Thunnus maccoyii chromosome 9, fThuMac1.1, whole genome shotgun sequence genome includes a region encoding these proteins:
- the LOC121904121 gene encoding uncharacterized protein LOC121904121, whose protein sequence is MGNFFFLDTFLVRTRKFLMLTRKFLVRPRTFLVLTRKFLVRPRKFLVRPRTFLVLTRTFLVLTRKFLVLTRTFLVLTRTFLVRTRYYFFVRTRKHLVLTRDVLVLTRNVLVRTRKHWMRAHVLWEIHCIWFVVCVKMPVQELIRLYFELGLHCKDIAALLASRHRYVVSERHLKRILKACSLFRRKGYTPLDRVVDFIHQQLQTSGQLCGYRWMYTKCKENGLHIKKEEVRLILKELDPRGVELRGRRRLHRRNYFAKGPNYIWHFDSYDKLKPFGICINGCIDGFSRKMIWMNAFKTSSDPKIIGGYYMEAVQKFGGCPRIVRGDRGTENVKVRDFQHFLRRNIHDGSDIDSYIEGASTANQRRELVGFPQKGINGVLHLSVH, encoded by the coding sequence AtggggaattttttttttttagatacgTTTCTCGTGCGCACGAGAAAATTTCTAATGCTCACGAGAAAATTTCTAGTGCGCCCGAGAACATTTCTAGTGCTCACGAGAAAATTTCTAGTGCGCCCGAGAAAATTTCTAGTGCGCCCGAGAACATTTCTAGTGCTCACGAGAACATTTCTAGTGCTCACGAGAAAATTTCTAGTGCTCACGAGAACATTTCTAGTGCTCACGAGAACATTTCTAGTGCGCACGAGATACTACTTTTTCGTGCGCACAAGAAAACATCTCGTGCTCACACGAGATGTTCTCGTGCTCACACGAAATGTTCTCGTGCGCACGAGAAAGCATTGGATGCGCGCGCATGTTTTGTGGGAGATCCACTGCATTTGGTTTGTGGTCTGTGTGAAAATGCCAGTTCAGGAGTTAATTCGGCTGTATTTCGAACTAGGACTTCATTGTAAGGACATTGCTGCTTTGCTTGCAAGTCGTCATCGCTATGTTGTGTctgaaagacatttaaaacGAATTTTGAAAGCATGTAGTCTGTTTCGGCGCAAGGGATACACCCCTTTGGATCGTGTGGTTGATTTCATTCACCAACAGTTACAAACAAGTGGCCAGCTGTGTGGGTATAGGTGGATGTACACTAAATGCAAGGAGAATGGATTACACATCAAGAAAGAAGAGGTACGCTTAATTCTTAAAGAACTTGACCCAAGGGGTGTTGAACTCAGAGGAAGGAGGCGGCTCCATCGTCGAAACTATTTTGCAAAAGGGCCCAATTATATTTGGCACTTTGACTCTTATGACAAACTGAAACCATTTGGTATCTGTATAAACGGCTGTATTGACGGATTTTCCCGGAAAATGATCTGGATGAATGCATTTAAGACCAGCAGTGACCCAAAAATCATTGGAGGCTACTATATGGAGGCAGTCCAGAAATTCGGTGGTTGTCCAAGAATTGTCAGAGGCGACCGGGGCACTGAAAATGTTAAAGTCAGAGACTTTCAGCATTTTCTCCGTCGTAACATTCATGACGGCTCTGATATTGACAGCTACATCGAAGGGGCAAGCACAGCAAATCAGCGCAGAGAGTTGGTGGGGTTTCCTCAGAAAGGAATCAATGGAGTTCTACATCTCTCTGTTCACTGA